In Natronococcus occultus SP4, the following proteins share a genomic window:
- a CDS encoding tyrosine-type recombinase/integrase, with translation MRPALERFAAFCQREGIDEIRELEAGDLREFGYMLREGQIDGEIAASTANTYFAYVRAFLSFCVREELLDANPAKTNKATEYLPEDTNDSSSQFWTPEQRQAIVNYATKRVDMANDGTIRTDPLTASRDRTIVVLLAETGARGAELFDDSKDEKRDGITWGDVDLENHVLSVFGKSRNREEVPLPKAARDVLKRHRRYTDPSTDEWPVFPTGQFQSKHGVLEDELGEDRLSKAFEERGDMSKTDVLDNLLREHEIAPPSISKEGARRVMKRLTDEANIELGDGHEYLKPHGARRGLGAELYALGESEKAQQVLRHKSIETTHEAYSDLKTKDLAESIDEIRE, from the coding sequence ATGCGGCCAGCACTTGAGCGATTCGCTGCGTTCTGCCAGCGTGAGGGAATCGACGAGATTCGCGAGCTCGAGGCGGGCGACCTTCGGGAGTTCGGGTATATGCTCCGTGAGGGTCAAATCGACGGCGAGATTGCGGCGTCGACAGCAAACACGTACTTCGCGTACGTGCGGGCGTTCCTCTCCTTTTGCGTTCGTGAGGAACTCCTTGATGCGAACCCAGCGAAGACCAATAAGGCGACTGAGTACCTCCCAGAGGATACAAACGACTCCTCGAGTCAGTTCTGGACACCGGAACAGCGTCAGGCGATCGTGAACTATGCGACTAAACGCGTCGATATGGCGAACGACGGCACCATCCGAACCGATCCGTTGACGGCCTCGCGAGATCGGACGATCGTAGTATTGCTTGCGGAGACTGGCGCCCGAGGTGCGGAGTTGTTCGACGACTCCAAGGACGAGAAACGTGACGGCATTACCTGGGGCGACGTCGACCTCGAGAACCATGTCCTGTCCGTCTTTGGAAAGTCTCGCAATCGCGAAGAGGTTCCGCTACCGAAGGCTGCTCGCGACGTCCTCAAGCGCCACCGCAGGTACACCGATCCGTCGACTGACGAGTGGCCGGTGTTTCCGACCGGCCAGTTTCAGTCGAAACACGGTGTCCTTGAGGATGAACTCGGTGAAGATCGACTATCGAAGGCGTTTGAGGAGAGAGGCGATATGTCGAAGACAGACGTCCTTGACAATCTGCTCCGTGAGCACGAGATTGCACCGCCGTCAATTTCCAAAGAGGGTGCACGGCGAGTGATGAAACGCCTCACAGACGAGGCGAACATCGAACTCGGCGACGGACACGAGTATCTCAAGCCCCACGGCGCACGTCGTGGACTCGGCGCCGAACTGTACGCGCTCGGTGAATCCGAAAAGGCCCAACAGGTATTGCGTCACAAATCGATTGAGACGACTCACGAGGCCTACAGCGACCTCAAAACGAAAGACCTTGCTGAGTCAATCGATGAGATTCGGGAGTAG
- a CDS encoding Xaa-Pro dipeptidyl-peptidase: protein MVATGAATSASATGTTEPTFEDGLAQPVFAEDDVIREDYWVETPLDTDGTGEPDRVHVEIARPASTESEDLELPVVMEPSPYYGEDQPAYGYPSDEELYEPDKPGRDLDESVDARSRKVYDDYSHLAEFTGRKGPNIGPEKFEEELLQCGFIWAYPASIGTEQSTGCPDVGGPDEIAGIKAVIDWLNGRADAYDLREGGETVEATWTTGKTGMLGISYNGTLANGVATTGVDGLEAIIPMVAISNWYDYYRANGHVGSTLDMGGLFDFIMSRENGERCDPARDAVEQNQDRTTGNYNDWWHERNYLPDVENVDCGVLVCHGIYDFNVETSNAAKLVDELRAHDKPYKVWLHQEGHGDFLRFGRHVETWIDMMNQWFTYWLFGVDNGVMDESTAVIERENDELVEYADWPDPDAEHVDVTFEPGGRSTGGLSLETPTGQPVTESLVDDPGTGLQTHADAEESEHRLRYLTDPLEEDLRVSGTVFPELTLSFDEPAANVSAALVAYDEDGNAEIVNRGWMNPQNRKSPSETFALHPPDRPYHLEFDLQATDRVFEAGTRLGIMLASTDPGKGMMQPPETRVEITLDLNRSSVRIPVVGGESALEAALSN from the coding sequence GTGGTCGCAACCGGTGCCGCGACATCTGCGTCAGCCACTGGTACTACCGAGCCGACGTTCGAGGACGGGCTCGCCCAACCGGTTTTTGCCGAAGACGACGTGATCAGGGAGGATTACTGGGTGGAAACACCGCTGGATACGGACGGAACGGGCGAACCGGATCGAGTACATGTCGAAATCGCTCGTCCCGCTTCGACTGAAAGCGAGGATCTCGAGCTCCCAGTCGTTATGGAACCAAGCCCGTACTACGGCGAAGATCAGCCCGCGTACGGCTATCCGTCCGACGAGGAGTTGTACGAACCCGACAAACCGGGACGGGATCTCGATGAAAGTGTAGACGCGCGCTCGCGGAAAGTGTATGACGACTATTCCCACCTCGCGGAGTTTACTGGACGGAAGGGCCCGAACATCGGCCCAGAGAAGTTCGAAGAGGAGCTATTGCAATGTGGGTTCATCTGGGCCTATCCCGCCTCGATCGGGACCGAGCAATCGACGGGCTGTCCTGACGTCGGCGGCCCCGACGAGATTGCGGGGATCAAGGCGGTTATCGACTGGCTGAACGGTCGGGCCGATGCCTACGACCTGCGCGAGGGTGGCGAGACAGTCGAGGCGACGTGGACGACCGGGAAGACCGGGATGCTCGGAATTTCCTACAACGGAACACTCGCCAACGGCGTCGCCACGACCGGCGTCGACGGGCTGGAGGCCATTATCCCGATGGTCGCCATCTCGAACTGGTACGACTACTACCGAGCGAACGGCCACGTCGGTTCGACACTGGACATGGGCGGGCTCTTCGACTTCATCATGAGCCGCGAGAATGGGGAACGCTGCGATCCGGCCCGCGACGCAGTCGAACAGAACCAGGACCGTACGACCGGTAACTACAACGATTGGTGGCACGAACGAAACTACCTCCCCGACGTCGAGAACGTCGACTGCGGCGTCCTCGTCTGTCACGGCATCTACGACTTCAACGTTGAGACGAGTAATGCCGCCAAACTCGTCGACGAGCTTCGGGCTCACGACAAACCGTACAAGGTATGGCTCCACCAGGAAGGTCACGGTGACTTCCTCCGATTTGGTCGCCACGTCGAGACCTGGATCGACATGATGAATCAGTGGTTCACGTACTGGCTGTTCGGCGTCGACAACGGCGTAATGGACGAGTCGACGGCGGTTATCGAACGCGAGAACGACGAACTGGTCGAGTACGCCGACTGGCCGGATCCCGATGCCGAGCACGTCGACGTCACCTTCGAGCCAGGTGGCCGTTCCACCGGTGGACTCTCACTCGAGACGCCAACGGGCCAACCCGTCACTGAATCGCTCGTCGACGATCCCGGAACTGGGCTTCAGACTCACGCGGATGCCGAGGAATCCGAGCACCGACTACGTTATTTGACCGATCCGCTCGAGGAGGATCTTCGCGTCAGTGGAACTGTTTTCCCCGAACTAACGCTGTCGTTCGATGAACCCGCCGCGAACGTTTCTGCCGCGCTCGTAGCGTATGACGAAGACGGCAACGCCGAGATCGTCAACCGCGGCTGGATGAACCCCCAGAACAGAAAGTCGCCGAGCGAGACGTTCGCGCTGCATCCACCAGACCGTCCGTACCATCTTGAGTTCGACCTGCAGGCGACTGATCGCGTGTTCGAAGCGGGCACTCGCCTCGGAATCATGCTAGCTTCGACGGATCCGGGGAAGGGGATGATGCAGCCGCCAGAGACCCGCGTTGAGATCACGCTTGACCTCAACCGAAGCTCGGTTCGGATTCCGGTCGTCGGCGGCGAGTCGGCGCTTGAGGCGGCGCTCTCGAACTAA
- a CDS encoding Eco57I restriction-modification methylase domain-containing protein gives MSQVTLSERPYTNSNLFSGHYLDERISYRDEWDCDEEALEALEELQTLYNEEQQLVSGYREDALVDNWIDKVLEVLGFGTNVETTLPDGTGYVDTLLFEDTEARRDAATVYLDTEDTTDLFQGGVGLLEAKQWGADFSQRFSEQRPYRNASHQIKHYLERTPENIQWGILTNGKKWRLYGTKDYETQTYYEADLPELLEHGSLEAFKYFYVFFRPEAFQGYGETTFLDTVWSESETVAQELGEDLQDNVFTALRVLGRGFVETNDLDIDPDDDEELDQLKEQSLVLLYRLMFVLYAESRGLIHPEGKKAITDYEENFSLDELRLEIHDEIGEVDNDFDTYSEYSTSMWSRLEDLFRLIDEGEEDLGIPPYNGGLFNREKHKFLSNHEVSNRYLAEVIYRISTTENDEGRYVLADYADLDTRHLGSVYEGLLEHQFRIAPEDYAAVAEDGGQVWKPATEVSVADAVETVDEGGLYVVNDEGERKATGAYYTPDYVVTYIVEETVGPLIEEIQKDLENQGFEPGTHEYLGAFYKRVKDLKILDPAMGSGHFLTRATEYLAQQVMEEVRELEGATAFDEQRVRRDVAKECIYGVDLNGMAVELAKLSMWLETLAADQPLAFLDHHLKAGNSLVGSDITEVLSSDTEDNGGQLTLQQALARVRQETLEHVMDQMQELLEIDNETLEDVRSMEEIYDAVRSDPFYQRLFDLTNVHTAERFDIEVPEGAYERMAQAIDDEAEWAAVQEEDWFQTAQATSTEEEFFHWELEYPEVFFDEDGEKREDAGFDAVVGNPPYVTFRDTPEKDRDYYRNEYQTFEMKGDVYVLFTEKATDILREGGYTAYIIQNKFMRAGYGSTLRKRISEEETLLSVIDLHDSPVFDVTAYPMILVRQRLDAKSDHHVQWKDVRVDTKSEIEAALDNVEFPREIRQDELGAGFWHSFAGTNSFDREIVELGELCNQIGKGAVSGDTSVYLVSDEEIQDHNLEEEFVIRVLRGSDVDRYDISSEDELSNLIYPYEISEDGTPEPVSEEKIPNILSYLGNHRESLEERKNYGERLIDQGYEWYELTYKAPGMLNEKIVFPDISPENRFALDREGEFACLDTIYYLVRNQNDFGYHSQFITAVLNSSLLNTIFGNISPQVRGGYRRYKTQYVENLPIPYIEFEHDSQNEPEIEALKNSVDEYLYAESTIPSLTDSEPIALHDILVYTADEIEQLIKKQKSLNLSLLDYFGSYNDGYTLADIGFAQPPAGAGDSILTDTAEDRENLRIGDVEIDRESPTSLEIRLTARYKPEDEEDYETDRWGYTETKPLPALNISELSKTEADLVEAFVPVAINEAGGFANFRETATKTNSLVDRLRKLTLPAIGEVQEGLENYLETKARAEELAEKIEKTDQLIDEIVYELYGLTEEEIEIVEETVDQ, from the coding sequence ATGAGTCAGGTAACTCTCTCTGAACGACCCTATACAAATTCGAATCTCTTCTCCGGCCACTATCTCGATGAACGGATTTCCTATCGAGATGAATGGGACTGTGATGAAGAGGCTCTCGAAGCATTAGAGGAACTGCAGACGCTCTACAATGAGGAACAGCAGCTGGTATCGGGATATCGTGAGGATGCACTAGTCGACAATTGGATCGACAAAGTCCTCGAGGTACTTGGATTCGGGACAAACGTCGAAACTACCCTTCCTGACGGGACCGGATACGTTGATACACTTCTCTTTGAAGATACTGAGGCCCGCCGAGACGCCGCAACAGTCTATCTGGATACCGAGGACACAACCGATCTTTTCCAGGGAGGAGTAGGTCTCCTCGAAGCCAAGCAGTGGGGTGCGGATTTCAGCCAACGATTCAGTGAACAACGTCCGTATCGAAACGCTTCCCACCAAATCAAACACTACCTCGAGCGTACTCCCGAGAACATCCAATGGGGGATTCTCACGAACGGGAAGAAATGGCGACTCTACGGGACGAAAGACTACGAAACACAGACCTACTACGAGGCTGATCTCCCGGAACTCCTCGAGCACGGCAGTCTTGAGGCCTTCAAGTACTTCTATGTCTTTTTCCGACCGGAAGCCTTCCAGGGATACGGAGAAACTACGTTTCTCGATACGGTCTGGTCTGAAAGCGAGACCGTAGCGCAAGAGCTCGGAGAAGATCTCCAAGATAACGTCTTTACAGCCCTTCGAGTCCTCGGACGCGGCTTTGTCGAAACCAACGACCTCGATATTGATCCCGACGATGACGAGGAACTTGACCAGCTCAAAGAGCAGTCACTCGTCCTCTTGTATCGGCTCATGTTCGTTCTCTACGCCGAGTCCCGCGGACTAATTCATCCTGAAGGGAAAAAGGCAATCACGGACTATGAGGAGAACTTTAGTCTCGATGAACTCCGGCTCGAAATACACGACGAAATAGGCGAGGTCGACAACGACTTTGACACCTACAGTGAGTACTCGACCTCGATGTGGAGTCGCCTCGAGGACCTGTTCCGATTAATTGACGAGGGCGAGGAAGATTTGGGAATCCCACCGTACAACGGCGGGCTCTTCAACCGAGAGAAACACAAGTTCTTGTCGAACCACGAGGTCAGCAACCGTTACCTTGCTGAGGTTATCTATCGAATCTCTACGACCGAAAACGACGAAGGACGGTACGTTTTAGCCGATTATGCTGACCTGGATACCCGCCACCTTGGAAGCGTCTATGAAGGGTTACTCGAGCACCAGTTCCGGATCGCTCCTGAGGACTACGCCGCTGTCGCTGAGGACGGCGGACAGGTTTGGAAGCCCGCAACGGAGGTATCAGTTGCTGACGCCGTCGAGACAGTCGACGAAGGCGGGCTCTACGTCGTCAACGACGAGGGAGAACGAAAAGCGACGGGAGCGTACTACACTCCCGACTACGTCGTGACCTATATCGTCGAAGAGACGGTCGGCCCGCTGATTGAGGAGATCCAGAAAGACCTCGAGAATCAAGGCTTTGAGCCTGGAACTCACGAATATCTCGGAGCGTTCTACAAGCGGGTTAAAGACCTAAAGATCCTTGACCCAGCGATGGGGAGTGGACATTTCCTCACTCGAGCAACCGAGTATCTCGCTCAACAGGTCATGGAAGAGGTTCGCGAGCTCGAAGGAGCGACTGCCTTCGACGAACAGAGAGTGCGTCGTGACGTCGCCAAGGAATGTATCTACGGTGTCGATCTGAATGGGATGGCCGTCGAACTCGCCAAGCTTTCAATGTGGCTCGAGACTCTCGCCGCGGATCAACCTCTTGCGTTCCTTGACCACCATCTCAAGGCAGGGAACTCGCTGGTTGGGTCCGACATCACTGAGGTGTTGTCGAGTGATACAGAGGACAACGGTGGCCAGCTCACCCTACAGCAAGCGCTAGCCCGCGTTCGCCAGGAAACCCTCGAGCATGTTATGGATCAGATGCAGGAATTGCTCGAGATCGACAACGAAACTCTCGAGGACGTCAGGTCAATGGAGGAAATCTACGACGCGGTTCGAAGTGATCCATTCTATCAGCGCCTGTTCGACCTCACGAACGTCCATACCGCGGAACGGTTCGATATCGAGGTTCCGGAGGGGGCTTATGAACGGATGGCACAGGCGATCGACGACGAAGCTGAGTGGGCCGCGGTCCAGGAGGAAGACTGGTTCCAGACTGCGCAGGCAACGAGTACTGAGGAAGAGTTCTTCCACTGGGAACTTGAGTATCCGGAAGTATTTTTCGATGAGGATGGGGAGAAGCGTGAGGATGCCGGATTCGATGCGGTGGTCGGGAACCCACCGTACGTTACATTCCGTGATACCCCCGAAAAAGATCGTGATTACTATCGGAACGAATATCAAACCTTCGAGATGAAGGGCGATGTATACGTACTATTTACTGAGAAAGCGACCGACATTCTGAGAGAAGGCGGATACACAGCATATATTATTCAGAACAAATTCATGAGGGCAGGATATGGGTCAACGCTCCGAAAGCGAATTTCTGAAGAGGAAACATTGCTTTCAGTGATCGACTTACATGATTCTCCTGTATTCGACGTCACAGCGTATCCAATGATACTGGTGAGACAGCGCTTAGATGCAAAATCAGATCATCATGTACAGTGGAAGGATGTGCGAGTAGATACGAAATCTGAAATTGAAGCGGCGCTAGATAATGTGGAATTCCCCCGAGAGATACGTCAAGATGAACTTGGTGCTGGATTCTGGCATTCATTTGCTGGCACCAACTCATTTGATCGGGAGATAGTTGAACTAGGTGAATTGTGTAATCAAATTGGGAAAGGGGCGGTATCAGGCGATACATCAGTATATTTGGTATCAGATGAAGAAATACAGGATCACAACTTAGAAGAAGAGTTTGTAATCCGCGTCCTTCGGGGTAGTGATGTAGACCGATATGATATCAGCTCAGAAGACGAGTTATCAAACTTAATATATCCATATGAAATAAGTGAAGATGGCACGCCAGAACCAGTATCTGAGGAGAAAATACCGAATATACTATCATATCTTGGAAACCACCGAGAAAGTCTCGAAGAAAGAAAGAATTATGGAGAGCGACTGATCGATCAGGGATATGAATGGTATGAACTTACATACAAAGCACCTGGGATGCTGAACGAGAAAATCGTCTTTCCGGATATTTCTCCAGAAAACCGATTTGCGCTCGATAGAGAGGGTGAATTTGCGTGTTTAGATACAATCTATTATCTTGTCCGTAATCAGAATGATTTTGGATATCATTCACAATTCATAACTGCAGTACTCAATAGTAGTCTTCTCAATACAATCTTCGGTAACATATCCCCCCAAGTCCGCGGTGGGTATCGGCGGTACAAAACACAGTATGTTGAGAACCTTCCTATCCCCTACATTGAATTTGAACACGACTCTCAAAACGAACCTGAAATTGAAGCGTTGAAAAATAGTGTCGATGAGTACCTATATGCGGAATCTACAATACCCAGTCTCACCGACTCAGAGCCAATAGCGTTGCACGATATACTCGTCTACACTGCGGATGAAATTGAACAACTGATTAAGAAACAAAAATCATTGAACCTCTCTCTGTTAGATTACTTTGGTTCCTACAATGATGGGTACACACTGGCAGACATCGGCTTCGCCCAACCTCCAGCAGGTGCCGGCGACTCAATTCTCACCGATACCGCCGAGGACCGTGAAAATCTCCGAATTGGTGACGTGGAAATAGATCGTGAGTCACCCACATCCCTCGAAATCCGCCTCACTGCCCGCTACAAACCTGAGGACGAAGAAGACTATGAAACCGATCGCTGGGGATACACCGAAACCAAACCCTTGCCGGCACTCAATATTTCAGAACTCTCCAAAACTGAGGCCGACTTGGTCGAGGCGTTCGTCCCTGTCGCTATTAACGAAGCCGGCGGGTTCGCGAACTTCCGCGAGACGGCTACCAAGACCAACTCACTCGTGGACCGACTCCGGAAGCTCACTCTGCCCGCTATTGGCGAGGTCCAAGAAGGTCTCGAAAATTACCTTGAGACAAAAGCTCGAGCGGAAGAACTCGCGGAAAAGATTGAGAAAACAGATCAGTTAATCGATGAAATTGTCTACGAGCTATACGGCCTAACCGAGGAAGAAATCGAGATCGTAGAAGAAACCGTTGACCAATAA
- a CDS encoding coiled-coil domain-containing protein, whose translation MSSNHTTSDSDAQSTIIQTLTKELRTLRSRVDELETEKETLERQVETQQERIDDLEERLDENDQTRKDLAKNATQAKSRAEEAKEIARSASAKACQIEATIEEDDGADTASETAQLPGDVEPSTSPLDFFANCRQYKVKQRFVDDRSEQNTYRALLVAKRWEEFATKRTTGDGVFFTREDVRQALIAIMGEQPHGTTITRVWEAMQNLGGSDLEERTRQVSPKQPSKEILTMDRETATGLLEDRYCHLDLLEDGAPSAGGVTPVVTKPTAGTA comes from the coding sequence ATGTCTTCCAACCACACGACTTCCGACAGCGACGCACAGTCGACGATCATCCAGACCCTGACCAAGGAACTACGAACACTCCGCTCGCGAGTCGACGAACTCGAGACCGAAAAGGAGACGCTCGAACGGCAGGTCGAAACCCAGCAGGAACGAATCGACGATCTGGAAGAGCGACTCGACGAGAACGATCAGACCCGCAAGGACCTCGCGAAAAACGCCACCCAGGCCAAATCACGGGCCGAGGAAGCAAAGGAGATCGCCCGCTCTGCCAGCGCGAAAGCCTGCCAGATCGAAGCCACTATCGAAGAGGACGATGGTGCCGACACCGCTAGTGAGACGGCACAGCTGCCCGGCGACGTCGAGCCGTCGACAAGCCCGCTGGATTTCTTCGCGAACTGCCGTCAGTACAAGGTCAAACAACGGTTCGTCGACGATCGTAGCGAACAGAACACCTACCGGGCGCTACTGGTCGCGAAACGGTGGGAAGAGTTCGCGACCAAACGCACGACCGGTGATGGCGTCTTCTTCACTCGCGAGGACGTGCGCCAGGCCCTAATCGCAATCATGGGTGAACAGCCCCATGGCACGACCATCACGCGTGTCTGGGAAGCGATGCAAAATCTCGGTGGCTCGGACCTCGAAGAACGAACACGACAGGTGAGCCCGAAGCAACCGTCCAAGGAAATTCTGACCATGGATCGCGAGACCGCAACCGGTCTGCTCGAGGACCGGTACTGTCACCTCGATCTCCTCGAGGATGGTGCACCGAGTGCTGGTGGCGTCACACCTGTTGTGACCAAGCCAACAGCCGGAACCGCGTGA